In Flavobacterium sp. WV_118_3, one DNA window encodes the following:
- a CDS encoding response regulator transcription factor: MNNVSVLIIEDTPAESEALVQVLTENNYTIAGVARTFSDALALFYQQTVDIVIIDVFLNGNPDGIAFAETINIMPDAARPFVFLTSSNDRQIFDRAKLTKPFSFLLKPFNELEILYALEIAIEKFYGQTNVFLSDDQDTVVSTDSLFIKKKNTLKKVRMDDIIYIEVEERYCNIITEHEKFVIMISLTKLSELLESSKFVRTHRNYIVNTSKIEEIILPENLLILQGNHKVTLSDKHKDFLKKFNILK; this comes from the coding sequence ATGAATAATGTAAGCGTACTTATTATAGAAGATACTCCGGCGGAAAGCGAGGCACTGGTACAGGTACTGACTGAAAACAACTATACCATTGCCGGGGTGGCCCGAACTTTTAGTGATGCTTTGGCGTTGTTTTATCAGCAAACGGTCGATATTGTGATCATTGATGTCTTCCTAAACGGAAATCCCGATGGTATTGCCTTTGCCGAAACGATAAACATTATGCCTGATGCCGCCCGACCGTTTGTGTTTCTGACGAGCTCGAACGACCGGCAAATCTTTGATCGCGCCAAACTGACCAAGCCTTTTAGTTTTTTACTAAAGCCTTTTAACGAACTGGAAATCTTATACGCCCTGGAAATTGCCATCGAAAAATTTTACGGGCAAACCAATGTTTTCCTTAGTGACGATCAGGATACGGTGGTGAGTACTGATTCGCTTTTTATTAAAAAGAAAAATACGCTTAAAAAAGTCCGCATGGACGACATTATCTATATTGAAGTCGAAGAACGCTATTGCAACATCATTACCGAACACGAAAAGTTTGTTATTATGATTTCGCTCACCAAGCTAAGCGAACTGTTGGAAAGTAGCAAATTTGTACGTACGCATCGGAATTATATCGTAAACACGAGTAAGATCGAAGAAATTATACTGCCCGAAAACCTGCTTATTTTACAGGGCAACCACAAAGTAACCCTTAGTGATAAGCACAAGGACTTCCTTAAAAAATTCAATATTTTAAAATAA
- a CDS encoding lanthionine synthetase LanC family protein, translating into MNTTDKTIFLETAWDIACELIKSSIWQGDSCTWQGYSMEAVNGKYEGILRTFGADIYSGTSGIALFLAALYSEKKDAVLLKTIEGCLSQMTSLMHTAPDHGFYSGKPGIASALIKIGSQLERSEIVAAGIKLLESIPTTSLQSYEIDVISGAAGTIPVLLDVYKTYPNPVLLDKAIALGDLLYHSAEKNKDVWSWRTVPSQKNLTGFSHGSSGIALALLQLYEVTENPQFLEAATGGFNYERQSFDATQHNWPDFRDGVSTTYNTVCGLAWCHGAPGIALSRLKANRIKPDSTFEQEMFVALTTTKDNVYHNLMDNLNHTNYSLCHGIAGNAEILLDCSPEYYQLAETVGTAGIYKYKTNRLPWPTGVNSGQYTPGLMMGIAGTGYFYLRLLDPEKHKSLLLPGC; encoded by the coding sequence ATGAATACAACCGATAAAACCATTTTTCTGGAAACCGCCTGGGACATTGCCTGTGAACTGATCAAAAGCAGTATATGGCAAGGCGATTCCTGTACCTGGCAGGGTTATTCCATGGAAGCCGTTAACGGAAAATACGAAGGCATTTTACGGACATTCGGTGCCGATATCTATTCCGGAACTTCCGGTATCGCTTTGTTTTTAGCCGCTTTGTATTCGGAAAAGAAAGATGCTGTATTGCTCAAAACAATTGAAGGTTGTTTGTCGCAGATGACATCTTTAATGCATACGGCACCCGATCACGGTTTTTATTCCGGGAAACCGGGTATCGCTTCAGCATTGATCAAAATTGGAAGTCAACTGGAGCGAAGCGAAATTGTTGCCGCGGGGATCAAATTACTCGAAAGTATTCCAACTACTTCATTACAATCATATGAAATAGATGTGATTAGCGGTGCTGCCGGTACTATTCCGGTACTATTGGATGTTTACAAAACTTATCCTAATCCTGTACTTCTGGATAAGGCCATCGCGCTTGGTGATTTGCTCTATCATTCCGCTGAAAAAAATAAGGATGTATGGTCCTGGCGTACCGTTCCGTCGCAAAAGAACCTTACCGGTTTTTCACACGGATCGTCCGGTATTGCACTGGCACTGCTTCAATTATATGAAGTGACAGAAAACCCGCAATTTCTGGAAGCTGCGACGGGCGGTTTCAATTACGAAAGGCAATCGTTTGATGCCACGCAACACAACTGGCCGGATTTTAGGGATGGCGTATCGACGACCTACAATACGGTTTGCGGTTTGGCCTGGTGTCATGGCGCGCCGGGTATTGCTTTATCCCGATTAAAAGCGAATCGGATAAAACCGGATAGCACTTTTGAACAGGAAATGTTTGTCGCACTGACGACCACAAAAGACAATGTCTACCACAATCTTATGGACAACCTCAACCATACCAATTATTCGCTATGCCACGGTATTGCCGGCAATGCCGAAATATTACTGGATTGTAGTCCGGAATACTATCAACTGGCAGAAACGGTAGGAACAGCGGGAATTTATAAATACAAAACAAACCGACTTCCGTGGCCAACGGGTGTCAATAGTGGTCAATATACACCGGGGTTGATGATGGGAATTGCCGGAACCGGCTATTTTTACCTCAGATTATTGGATCCGGAAAAACATAAATCGTTACTCTTACCCGGATGTTAA
- a CDS encoding AbaSI family restriction endonuclease: MKIYVVTRIYHLLNDLSIKIITQQYVSRPENKRALTDMYFPQFGLHIEVDEPYHLSQKEQDQIRELDVVNATKGHQFRRVDISKGLENVHEQIDAIVQEVKRLKNSDLDFKPWIPEKEYDPERYIIKGTISIDDNCAFLRMTDAASCFGKKFKDKSIWTGGINHPIEENVVIWFPKLYENGDWNNSISDDENIITEKSKNNELTERHTEKIINLPYHRRIVFARVKSPLGDVMYRFRGVYELDREKTSINSGLIWNRISKIVQTYSPS; encoded by the coding sequence TTGAAAATATATGTTGTTACTCGTATCTATCATTTATTAAATGATTTATCGATAAAAATAATAACACAGCAATATGTAAGTCGTCCTGAAAATAAACGGGCTTTAACCGATATGTATTTTCCTCAATTTGGTCTTCATATTGAAGTGGATGAACCTTATCATTTAAGTCAAAAAGAGCAAGATCAAATTCGAGAATTAGATGTTGTTAATGCTACAAAAGGACATCAGTTTAGAAGAGTTGATATTTCTAAAGGTTTGGAAAATGTACATGAACAAATTGATGCTATTGTTCAAGAAGTTAAAAGGTTAAAGAATTCTGATCTTGATTTTAAACCTTGGATACCCGAAAAAGAATACGATCCAGAAAGGTATATAATAAAAGGAACAATTTCAATTGATGATAATTGTGCTTTTCTACGTATGACGGATGCTGCCAGTTGTTTCGGTAAAAAATTTAAAGATAAAAGCATTTGGACTGGTGGGATAAATCATCCAATAGAAGAGAATGTTGTGATTTGGTTTCCTAAATTGTATGAAAATGGTGATTGGAATAATTCTATTTCCGATGATGAGAATATTATAACCGAAAAATCTAAAAATAATGAATTAACAGAAAGGCATACAGAGAAAATAATTAATTTGCCATATCACAGACGTATTGTGTTTGCCCGGGTAAAATCACCTTTAGGAGATGTTATGTATCGTTTTAGAGGTGTATATGAATTAGACAGGGAAAAAACTTCTATAAATAGTGGGTTAATCTGGAATCGTATTAGTAAAATCGTTCAAACCTATAGCCCATCTTAA
- a CDS encoding ATP-binding protein, producing MNTQPYPIPENELERLAALKRYNILDTLPDNAFDDATKLVSYICGVPIAHISFIDASRQWFKSEIGIGVSEVPREISFCQYTIMETKMVEINDTFLNDRFKDDPNVTGGFKVRFYAGIPLTTPDGYNIGTICAIDHETKELNENQRNALSIVAKHVINQLELRTKNIELAAQKKIADRAVLAKDSFLANMSHEIRTPLNAIIGFTDLLAQTKLDKVQHDYIDSVQIAGENLLLIINDILDLSKIESGNLTIESEPFNLKKTLKHVYNLLKVKVPNDIEFNLFLDADMPEHVIGDQGRLNQILVNLVGNALKFTEDGEVTVSVKMLEETEDHYSLKFSVKDTGIGIPEEKLKTIFERFTQAEESTTRRFGGTGLGLSIVKQLIELQHGELQVKSKVGRGSEFFFVLNYKKSDYIETKTEAAAGESLGKLRILLCEDNVLNQKLAKSVIHNFGFELDIAENGEIGIELLSKNSYDVVLMDLQMPVKDGYQTTEYIRNEMKLTLPIIAMTAHSLIGEQERCYEAGMNAYVPKPFKQAMLLDAIKTALNPEKMPPIRRRKVDLSFIEETACGDQNFKKEIINLFIEKIPVDVANLQKAFSRDDYDAVKRLTHNMKSSLDMFMLTDLSNCLSVIEAEAILERFTEMGEDEINTLASGIVDVVKYLKEVQ from the coding sequence ATGAATACCCAACCCTATCCCATCCCTGAAAACGAACTGGAACGCTTAGCAGCACTAAAACGCTATAATATCCTGGATACGCTGCCGGATAATGCTTTTGACGATGCTACCAAATTGGTTTCGTATATCTGTGGCGTACCCATCGCTCATATTTCTTTTATCGATGCAAGCCGACAATGGTTTAAATCGGAAATTGGAATCGGCGTATCGGAAGTACCAAGGGAGATTTCGTTTTGTCAGTATACCATTATGGAAACTAAAATGGTGGAAATCAACGACACTTTTTTAAACGACCGTTTTAAGGACGATCCGAATGTGACCGGTGGTTTTAAGGTTCGGTTTTATGCTGGAATTCCACTAACCACACCCGATGGTTACAATATCGGAACCATCTGTGCGATCGATCACGAGACCAAAGAACTGAATGAAAACCAACGAAATGCTTTGTCGATCGTGGCAAAACACGTGATCAACCAATTGGAATTGCGAACCAAAAATATCGAACTGGCGGCACAGAAAAAGATTGCCGATAGAGCGGTATTGGCAAAGGATAGTTTCCTGGCCAATATGAGTCATGAAATCCGAACGCCGTTAAATGCTATAATCGGTTTTACCGATCTTTTGGCGCAGACAAAACTGGATAAGGTGCAGCACGATTATATCGATAGCGTACAAATAGCCGGTGAAAATTTATTATTGATCATCAATGATATTCTGGATCTTTCCAAAATCGAATCCGGTAATTTAACCATTGAATCCGAACCGTTTAATTTAAAAAAGACACTAAAACATGTCTATAACCTGTTAAAGGTTAAAGTTCCAAACGACATTGAGTTCAATCTCTTTTTAGATGCCGATATGCCGGAACACGTCATTGGCGATCAGGGTCGACTAAACCAGATTTTGGTGAACCTTGTCGGAAATGCACTTAAGTTTACCGAAGATGGCGAAGTAACCGTTTCGGTAAAAATGCTGGAAGAAACGGAAGACCATTATTCGCTTAAATTTTCGGTAAAAGATACAGGGATTGGTATTCCCGAAGAAAAACTTAAAACGATTTTCGAACGTTTTACACAGGCGGAAGAAAGTACCACACGACGATTTGGCGGTACGGGATTGGGCCTTAGCATTGTAAAACAATTAATCGAATTACAGCATGGCGAATTACAGGTAAAAAGTAAAGTTGGACGAGGTTCCGAGTTTTTCTTTGTCCTAAACTATAAAAAATCAGATTATATCGAAACCAAAACGGAAGCGGCAGCCGGTGAAAGTCTTGGGAAACTTAGAATATTGCTTTGTGAAGACAATGTTTTAAACCAGAAACTGGCCAAAAGCGTGATTCATAATTTTGGTTTTGAATTGGATATAGCCGAAAATGGTGAAATAGGAATCGAACTACTGTCAAAAAATAGCTACGATGTGGTACTGATGGATCTTCAGATGCCGGTTAAAGACGGATATCAGACCACAGAATACATTCGAAATGAAATGAAATTGACCCTTCCAATTATAGCCATGACAGCCCATTCGCTTATTGGCGAACAAGAGCGTTGTTATGAAGCGGGAATGAATGCCTATGTTCCGAAACCGTTTAAACAGGCGATGCTTCTGGATGCGATTAAAACGGCTTTAAATCCGGAAAAGATGCCGCCAATACGCCGAAGAAAAGTTGATTTGTCTTTTATTGAGGAAACAGCCTGTGGCGATCAAAATTTCAAAAAGGAAATCATCAATCTGTTTATCGAAAAAATTCCGGTTGACGTAGCAAACCTTCAGAAAGCTTTTTCCAGAGATGACTATGATGCGGTAAAACGACTCACGCATAATATGAAATCCAGTCTGGATATGTTTATGCTGACCGATCTTAGCAATTGTTTGTCCGTTATCGAAGCAGAAGCCATACTGGAGCGTTTTACGGAAATGGGAGAAGATGAAATCAACACCCTGGCAAGCGGAATTGTTGACGTAGTTAAATATTTAAAAGAAGTACAATAA
- a CDS encoding response regulator transcription factor, whose protein sequence is MRIVLAEDNDILRKSLSFFLESKGYEVDQFSDGKEALEAIETNNYDLVLTDINMPGSSGMEITQYIRQRIQSDIPVIILTSSGVEQTELDSFDIGANEFIAKPVSPAVLLVRINKLLGIRI, encoded by the coding sequence ATGAGAATAGTTTTAGCGGAAGACAATGACATCCTACGCAAATCATTATCCTTTTTCTTAGAATCGAAAGGGTATGAGGTCGATCAGTTTTCAGATGGTAAAGAAGCATTGGAAGCCATTGAAACCAATAATTACGATTTGGTACTAACCGATATTAATATGCCGGGTAGTAGCGGAATGGAAATTACACAATACATCCGCCAACGGATTCAATCGGATATTCCGGTAATCATACTCACTTCTTCCGGTGTAGAACAAACCGAATTGGATTCTTTCGACATAGGAGCCAACGAATTTATTGCCAAACCGGTTAGTCCGGCAGTACTTTTAGTACGCATTAATAAGTTATTAGGTATTCGTATTTAA
- a CDS encoding phosphotransferase, producing the protein MQLTPENIYRFLHKRQLIDNHAVVKGNFMVIPANTRNTILKIMVGKDNSLFAKQMGKDPVSVSQFQREINAYALFKNNAEFSTLAHLVPDMLDYDDENNILITRLLPDAKNLSEYYMLTKNFDLTLAREQAHILSACHVVPDAKTDTSGFPKILPWVLRLHQFRAADFFVGNQASTEIIQLIKDNSVLQNALIHLADSWQYTHLIHGDIKWINFLVTTNDTNQLTQKLIDWELADIGDPLWDVAGLLQSYISIWVLGFDNANPYSNTLPDYMKPFDMRALQPSAQAFLKEYITLQGYPTEYHNHFYDKVMRLTAARIIQTSVEATTFNRKIEANYMRCIQLAYNIMKDPMTALDELFTIKSFHYV; encoded by the coding sequence ATGCAACTAACACCCGAAAATATATACCGCTTTTTACACAAACGACAGCTTATTGATAATCATGCCGTTGTAAAAGGAAATTTTATGGTCATTCCCGCCAATACACGCAATACCATTTTAAAAATAATGGTCGGAAAAGACAACTCTTTGTTTGCTAAACAAATGGGAAAAGACCCAGTCTCTGTAAGTCAGTTTCAACGGGAAATAAACGCCTATGCCCTATTTAAAAACAATGCCGAATTTTCGACGCTGGCCCATCTTGTTCCGGATATGCTCGACTATGATGATGAAAACAACATTCTGATTACAAGGCTACTCCCCGATGCTAAAAATCTATCCGAGTATTATATGCTCACTAAAAATTTCGATCTTACTCTTGCCCGCGAGCAAGCCCATATACTATCGGCATGTCATGTCGTACCCGATGCCAAAACCGACACCTCCGGATTTCCGAAAATATTACCCTGGGTACTGCGTTTACATCAATTTAGAGCCGCTGATTTTTTTGTCGGAAACCAGGCCAGTACCGAAATAATACAATTGATCAAAGACAACAGTGTTTTACAAAATGCCCTTATCCATCTGGCCGATTCCTGGCAGTATACACATCTGATTCACGGGGATATCAAATGGATCAATTTTCTGGTAACAACAAATGATACGAACCAACTAACTCAAAAACTTATCGACTGGGAACTGGCCGATATTGGCGATCCGCTTTGGGATGTTGCCGGTCTTCTGCAGTCGTATATTTCCATATGGGTGTTGGGTTTTGACAATGCCAATCCTTACTCGAATACACTACCCGATTATATGAAACCTTTTGATATGCGGGCATTGCAACCTTCGGCACAGGCTTTTCTAAAGGAATATATAACCTTACAAGGCTATCCAACCGAATACCACAACCATTTTTACGACAAAGTCATGCGACTCACTGCGGCAAGGATTATTCAGACCAGCGTGGAAGCAACTACTTTTAACCGTAAGATTGAAGCCAATTATATGCGTTGTATCCAACTGGCTTATAACATTATGAAAGACCCAATGACTGCACTGGACGAACTTTTTACTATAAAATCATTCCATTATGTTTAA
- a CDS encoding T3SS effector HopA1 family protein — translation MFKDKTILKELTRIIDQIKIETTHIHYNGKSFPVTSENAVTVLTGLLYSECYMLKERYQLQPLQNFDLLQNDASGFIHLLSQNNHTKEKLELGWEVQQTYTNGYVEIVRNNEKQIVNASAIKKLAPGEQTVSVLFPKEDRYRQPTFYYAFSNAPMDTITKLVRIYWNCTCEGAPVLLDVLTTRLNQYNIPFLFKCLSHPEHYFRRDAAVLYIDESLMPLLERILPELISAMEPYLEEDVPLFSYRHSKGVGIAENPSAQESFGMNRMTIVAETLLQTTSKNLPTKVILREIATAFQKKGINPLATYLNKGSKILYN, via the coding sequence ATGTTTAAGGATAAAACAATACTTAAAGAGCTAACCCGGATTATTGATCAAATCAAAATCGAAACTACGCATATCCATTACAATGGAAAATCTTTTCCGGTTACGTCTGAAAACGCTGTTACCGTACTCACCGGTTTGCTTTATTCAGAATGCTATATGTTAAAAGAACGCTATCAGTTACAACCGCTACAAAATTTTGATCTTCTACAAAACGATGCCAGTGGTTTTATTCATCTTCTTTCCCAAAACAACCATACCAAAGAAAAACTGGAACTGGGTTGGGAAGTGCAACAAACCTATACAAACGGCTATGTCGAGATCGTCCGAAACAATGAAAAACAAATCGTAAATGCGTCCGCTATAAAAAAGCTTGCTCCCGGAGAGCAAACCGTTTCGGTGCTTTTCCCAAAAGAAGACCGCTACCGGCAACCAACTTTTTATTATGCCTTTAGTAATGCGCCTATGGATACGATCACAAAACTGGTTCGTATTTACTGGAATTGTACCTGTGAAGGTGCTCCCGTATTACTTGACGTCCTGACAACCCGTCTGAATCAGTATAACATTCCGTTTCTTTTTAAATGCCTGAGTCATCCGGAACATTATTTTCGTCGTGATGCCGCCGTTTTATATATCGACGAGAGTCTTATGCCGCTTCTGGAACGGATACTGCCCGAACTGATTTCCGCTATGGAGCCTTATCTTGAAGAAGATGTTCCGCTTTTTTCCTATCGCCACAGTAAAGGCGTAGGTATAGCCGAAAACCCGAGCGCACAGGAAAGCTTTGGCATGAATCGCATGACTATCGTGGCGGAGACATTACTTCAAACCACATCAAAGAATTTACCCACCAAGGTCATCCTTCGCGAAATAGCAACTGCCTTTCAAAAAAAGGGAATCAATCCATTGGCTACGTATCTTAATAAAGGATCCAAAATCCTGTACAATTAA
- a CDS encoding tetratricopeptide repeat-containing sensor histidine kinase produces the protein MISNNKSVFFFLFLLVPSFLFSQKQSSLNAVIQEKAKQYQDQRYFYKAHQFFLEKNWDSTLVYSMKQLALPNTTEVADYCHYFRGFSFKNKVLNHEARKEFETISKAFQFYYKVNLYLGEIALEEGNYKKAIAYFTEIDKLPPADGYDFKKGVVYHNIGLSYLHLNDFKDADTYLSEGFALLQKEKDTVSLIVAYMNIANLYYEQYKDHLAIPYFEKAYALSKKIKDPQLKMNAALNMAVVAENDQHFKTALTYRKEYENWRDTLNDQNKIWAIADLEKRFTVRQKEKEIDVLEAENKLKIAERNGFFYSSVLLLILFGTGIYFYRQKSKTNKIILSQKNELDALNTSKDKLFSIVSHDLRSSVNALKNSNDKLLKSLENKEYHELDKLLHHNSAIANGSYNLLDNLLHWAMLQTKQFYFHKESVHLLSIVQQVAFNYKPLLTDKNIHFENQVPKSVFVLADPSSLKIVLRNLLDNAIKFTPEKGRIFITAEITADHCILCIEDSGVGIPQELLNHLNNENFSASKKGTHEKNGTGLGIQLCSDMIRKNDGKMLIESTENTGTTIRIQLQKMNPNE, from the coding sequence ATGATTTCCAACAACAAATCCGTATTTTTTTTCCTGTTCCTTTTAGTGCCCTCCTTTCTTTTTTCGCAAAAACAGTCTTCCCTGAATGCTGTAATCCAAGAGAAAGCAAAGCAGTATCAGGACCAACGTTATTTTTATAAAGCGCATCAGTTTTTCCTTGAGAAAAACTGGGATTCGACTTTGGTCTATTCGATGAAGCAACTCGCTTTGCCAAACACTACCGAAGTTGCCGATTATTGCCATTATTTCAGGGGATTCAGTTTTAAAAATAAAGTGTTGAATCACGAAGCGCGAAAGGAATTTGAAACCATCTCCAAAGCGTTTCAATTCTATTATAAAGTCAATCTTTATCTTGGTGAAATCGCCCTTGAAGAAGGCAATTATAAAAAAGCGATTGCTTATTTTACCGAAATTGACAAACTGCCACCGGCCGACGGTTACGATTTTAAAAAAGGTGTCGTATACCATAATATTGGACTCTCCTATTTGCACCTCAACGATTTTAAAGATGCCGATACCTACCTTTCCGAGGGGTTTGCTTTATTGCAAAAAGAGAAAGACACCGTATCGCTTATCGTTGCGTATATGAACATTGCTAACCTCTATTACGAACAATATAAGGACCATCTGGCGATTCCCTATTTTGAAAAAGCCTACGCGCTATCCAAAAAGATAAAAGATCCGCAGCTCAAAATGAATGCGGCGCTCAATATGGCCGTGGTGGCCGAAAACGATCAGCATTTTAAGACGGCACTAACCTATCGGAAGGAATATGAAAACTGGCGGGATACGCTTAATGATCAAAATAAAATATGGGCGATAGCCGATCTCGAAAAACGGTTTACCGTTCGTCAAAAAGAAAAAGAAATCGACGTACTTGAAGCCGAAAACAAGCTTAAAATTGCCGAAAGGAATGGCTTTTTTTATTCTTCTGTACTATTGCTGATCCTGTTTGGAACGGGTATCTATTTTTACCGTCAGAAGAGTAAAACCAATAAAATCATTTTATCGCAAAAGAATGAACTGGATGCGCTAAATACCTCAAAAGACAAGCTATTTTCAATTGTTAGTCATGATTTGCGTTCATCGGTAAATGCCCTAAAAAACAGCAATGACAAATTATTAAAAAGCCTCGAAAATAAAGAGTATCACGAACTGGATAAACTCTTACATCACAACAGTGCCATCGCCAACGGTTCCTATAATTTACTGGACAATCTGCTTCATTGGGCCATGTTGCAAACCAAACAGTTTTATTTCCATAAGGAATCGGTACACCTACTTTCGATCGTACAACAGGTTGCTTTTAATTATAAGCCACTGCTGACCGATAAAAACATCCATTTTGAAAATCAGGTCCCAAAAAGCGTTTTTGTATTGGCCGATCCAAGTTCGTTAAAAATCGTATTGCGAAATCTTTTGGATAATGCAATAAAGTTTACTCCCGAAAAGGGTCGTATCTTTATTACGGCTGAAATTACAGCGGATCATTGTATCCTTTGTATCGAAGATTCCGGTGTTGGAATACCTCAAGAACTATTGAATCATTTGAATAATGAAAACTTTAGTGCTTCTAAAAAAGGAACGCATGAAAAAAACGGTACCGGTCTGGGAATACAGCTTTGTAGCGATATGATCCGTAAAAACGATGGCAAAATGCTAATTGAAAGCACCGAAAATACAGGAACTACCATCCGTATACAATTACAAAAAATGAATCCAAATGAATAA
- a CDS encoding glycosyltransferase, with amino-acid sequence MTFLSDELVFFIDLYLNLILGYAILIMSSYLILAYLSAKELRDYLKKNSFVDYDVLLTSEFAPKLSLIAPAYNEGFTIEENVKSLLSLNYNNYQVIVVNDGSKDDSMEILIKTYDLELTELEVHSKIETQKIRGLYRSRNAAFKKLIVVDKDNGGKADALNAGLNIAEYPYVVCIDVDCILDKDALLKLAKPFLESYGKRIIATGGVVRIANQCVIKNGRMVEVNVPDRLLSRIQVLEYLRAFLLGRMAWGRLDGLLLISGAFGAFDKEIALLAGGYSTKTVGEDMELVVRMRRYMLEKKLPYSVSYIPDPLCWTEAPEDFKIFKKQRSRWMRGTIETLSFHKKMCLNPKYKLLGMISIPYWTLFEFLAPGIEFIGVLTTIVFLVLGLLNWHFFFLLVLFVYTFAIFFSVIALYCEERTYHKYPKQADFLKLLLAAFIEPFYFHPLTVYAALVGYKDKVMGTNGWGEMTRKGFTKK; translated from the coding sequence ATGACTTTTTTAAGTGATGAACTAGTATTTTTTATCGATCTTTATTTAAACCTTATTCTGGGTTATGCAATATTGATCATGTCTTCCTACCTGATATTGGCCTATTTGTCCGCTAAAGAATTGCGAGACTACCTTAAAAAGAACAGCTTTGTCGACTATGACGTATTGCTCACCAGTGAATTTGCGCCCAAACTTTCGCTGATTGCACCGGCCTATAACGAAGGATTTACGATTGAAGAAAATGTAAAATCCTTATTGTCATTGAATTACAACAACTACCAGGTGATTGTAGTGAACGATGGAAGTAAAGACGACTCGATGGAAATTCTGATCAAAACCTATGATCTGGAACTAACGGAATTGGAAGTCCATTCCAAAATCGAAACGCAAAAAATCCGAGGTTTATACCGCTCCCGAAATGCGGCCTTTAAAAAATTGATTGTCGTTGATAAAGATAATGGCGGTAAAGCCGATGCGCTAAATGCCGGACTTAACATCGCCGAATATCCTTATGTAGTTTGTATCGATGTGGATTGTATTCTGGATAAAGACGCCCTGCTTAAACTGGCAAAACCTTTTTTGGAGTCCTACGGGAAGCGAATTATTGCCACCGGAGGTGTGGTTCGGATTGCCAACCAATGTGTGATTAAAAATGGCCGTATGGTTGAAGTAAACGTTCCGGACCGATTGTTATCCCGGATTCAGGTTTTGGAATATTTGCGCGCCTTCCTTTTGGGAAGAATGGCATGGGGGAGACTCGACGGACTATTATTGATCAGCGGTGCTTTTGGTGCGTTCGATAAAGAAATTGCCTTATTAGCGGGAGGATATAGCACCAAAACCGTAGGCGAGGACATGGAGTTGGTCGTACGGATGCGTCGCTATATGCTCGAAAAAAAATTACCATATTCGGTGAGTTATATTCCCGATCCGCTATGTTGGACGGAAGCTCCGGAGGATTTTAAGATTTTTAAAAAACAGCGAAGCCGTTGGATGCGCGGAACCATAGAAACATTAAGTTTTCACAAAAAAATGTGCCTAAACCCGAAATACAAACTTTTGGGGATGATCAGTATTCCATATTGGACGTTATTTGAATTTCTGGCACCCGGAATCGAATTTATCGGAGTGCTCACAACCATAGTGTTTTTAGTATTGGGTTTACTCAACTGGCATTTTTTCTTTTTACTGGTGCTGTTTGTCTACACTTTTGCGATTTTCTTTTCGGTTATCGCCTTATACTGCGAAGAGCGTACCTACCATAAATACCCCAAACAAGCCGATTTTTTAAAACTCTTGTTGGCGGCTTTTATCGAACCGTTCTATTTCCATCCGTTAACGGTATATGCCGCCTTGGTTGGTTATAAAGACAAAGTCATGGGCACCAACGGTTGGGGCGAAATGACCCGGAAGGGGTTTACGAAGAAGTAG